In one window of Flavobacterium ginsengisoli DNA:
- a CDS encoding thiamine phosphate synthase, whose amino-acid sequence MYSKLQYISQGETIEKQLYNIHQALDAGCNWVQMRFKNQTQKDAFTLAEAVKPLCEKYTANFIVNDDLHLTKEIDADGIHLGLTDTKIDEARAFLGTAKVIGGTANTFEDIENHVKNGCDYIGLGPFRFTNTKEKLSPILGLSGYFDILQKLKKDKLEIPVYAIGGITLRDVNPLMETGIHGIAISGIITESDEKEKLIQQLNEKLYANIIV is encoded by the coding sequence ATGTATAGCAAACTTCAATATATCTCGCAAGGCGAAACTATCGAAAAACAATTGTATAATATTCATCAAGCACTCGACGCTGGATGTAATTGGGTGCAAATGCGTTTTAAAAACCAAACACAAAAAGATGCTTTCACTTTAGCGGAAGCGGTAAAACCTTTATGCGAAAAGTACACAGCCAATTTTATTGTAAACGACGATTTACATCTTACTAAAGAAATTGACGCAGACGGTATTCATCTAGGCTTAACCGATACCAAAATCGACGAAGCAAGGGCTTTTTTAGGCACTGCAAAAGTAATTGGAGGTACTGCAAACACTTTTGAAGACATTGAAAATCACGTTAAAAATGGTTGTGATTATATTGGATTAGGCCCTTTTAGATTTACGAATACAAAAGAAAAACTGAGTCCGATTTTAGGATTATCGGGCTATTTTGATATTCTTCAAAAATTGAAAAAAGATAAACTCGAAATTCCGGTTTATGCTATCGGAGGTATTACATTAAGAGATGTGAATCCGTTAATGGAGACTGGGATTCATGGAATTGCCATTTCTGGAATCATTACCGAAAGTGATGAAAAAGAAAAATTGATTCAACAACTAAACGAAAAATTATATGCAAACATCATTGTTTAA
- a CDS encoding thiazole synthase, whose amino-acid sequence MQTSLFNIGDKAFKSRLFLGTGKFGSNEEMEQAILASESELVTVALKRIDLETDTDAILSHLKHPNINLLPNTSGARNAKEAVFAAQLAREALETNWVKLEIHPDPKYLMPDPIETLKATEELAKLGFIVLPYIHADPVLCKHLESVGTSAVMPLGSPIGSNKGLKTIDFLEIIIEQSTVPVIVDAGIGAPSDAAKAMEIGADAVLVNTAIAVAGNPKLMAEAFKEAVIAGRKAFEAKVANQQSYASASSPLTSFLYE is encoded by the coding sequence ATGCAAACATCATTGTTTAATATAGGAGATAAAGCCTTTAAATCTCGCTTGTTTCTTGGAACGGGAAAATTTGGTTCGAATGAAGAAATGGAGCAGGCAATTTTAGCTTCGGAAAGCGAATTGGTTACGGTTGCTTTAAAACGCATTGATCTAGAAACTGATACAGATGCCATTTTATCACATTTAAAACATCCAAATATTAATTTATTACCCAACACTTCAGGAGCAAGAAATGCCAAAGAAGCTGTTTTTGCCGCACAATTGGCTCGCGAAGCTTTAGAAACTAATTGGGTAAAACTGGAAATTCATCCTGATCCAAAATATTTAATGCCCGACCCGATTGAGACTTTAAAAGCGACAGAAGAATTGGCTAAACTCGGTTTTATTGTACTTCCGTACATTCACGCCGATCCTGTTTTGTGTAAACATTTAGAAAGCGTAGGGACATCGGCTGTCATGCCTTTAGGCTCACCTATTGGAAGCAATAAAGGTTTAAAAACGATCGATTTCTTAGAAATTATTATCGAGCAAAGTACTGTTCCCGTTATTGTAGATGCAGGAATTGGAGCGCCTTCTGATGCTGCAAAAGCAATGGAAATTGGTGCAGATGCTGTTTTGGTGAATACCGCCATTGCCGTTGCGGGAAATCCAAAATTAATGGCTGAAGCTTTTAAAGAAGCCGTAATTGCAGGTAGAAAAGCCTTTGAAGCTAAAGTTGCCAATCAGCAGAGTTATGCTTCGGCTTCTAGTCCGTTGACTTCTTTTCTTTATGAATAA
- a CDS encoding GxxExxY protein — MSENEISYKIRGAIFKVYNTLGPGLLESVYENALYYQLKKDGLQVIKQIDLPVKYDDVYLDITFRLDILVEDKVIIELKTVDEIKPIHFKQLNTYLKLTSKKLGLLVNFNCSNILENIHRVANKI; from the coding sequence ATGTCAGAAAATGAAATTTCATATAAAATTAGAGGAGCAATTTTCAAAGTATATAACACTCTTGGTCCTGGGCTATTAGAATCTGTATATGAAAACGCTCTTTATTATCAATTGAAGAAAGACGGATTGCAAGTAATCAAGCAAATTGATTTACCTGTAAAATATGATGATGTTTATCTAGATATAACTTTTAGATTAGATATTTTAGTAGAAGATAAAGTAATTATAGAATTAAAAACAGTAGACGAAATAAAACCTATTCATTTTAAACAATTAAATACATATTTAAAATTGACTAGCAAAAAACTTGGATTATTAGTCAATTTCAACTGCTCCAATATTCTTGAAAATATTCATCGTGTTGCAAATAAAATTTAA